In Leptospira perdikensis, the genomic window AATAGGGGAGTTTTGGTGTTTATTGAAATAGTTCACACCTAACTCCGAGTAAAATGCTGTGAAAAAAACCTTATTTTTAGTATTTTTGTTTTTATTGGATTGTAACAAACCAACGGAAACTGCGTTCAGTGGAGAGAAATCGAATCCTATATCACCTCCTACAAAACAAGAAGAGGAAATTGATAAATTATGTGTAAACGCCGAATCAGGACTTAGGATTCGGGATCAACCAACAACTGATTCTGAAAAAATAAATCTTATCCCTTACCAAACAATACTCCCAATATATGAATTTTCGAGGGAATACACAAAGATTGGTAACGTAGAAGCAAGATGGGCAAAAGTTAAATTCAACGATCGGTTTGGATGGGCCTTTGAAGGGTTCCTTTCTTGGGATTGCCACGATCATGGTATCAATCAAGGCCAAAGAATTACTAACAAGGATTTGGTTGGTCGCTGGTGGGATCCATCAAATAAAGATACA contains:
- a CDS encoding SH3 domain-containing protein, whose translation is MKKTLFLVFLFLLDCNKPTETAFSGEKSNPISPPTKQEEEIDKLCVNAESGLRIRDQPTTDSEKINLIPYQTILPIYEFSREYTKIGNVEARWAKVKFNDRFGWAFEGFLSWDCHDHGINQGQRITNKDLVGRWWDPSNKDTYYIEFSEYGVYSAYFFGGCDEGGCNSDSESGEWQFKHNFIYMKAGIHKFKAPISYIYYIENGKLESLDSEHSILENYSSESISGWVKGKAK